A single window of Rhodococcus jostii RHA1 DNA harbors:
- a CDS encoding zinc ribbon domain-containing protein — protein sequence MDDVTAVPASLSGVVSGRSGRHGINDGVSTTPRQFSFTTRAHVAVDDATGERIGLDDVDTRVGWLLDLIAGAGAELVSRLWRPATFDVLAAGRDRQDRRLPAQGHVAAARLGWDPFYPDGVYVPSRVSRVVTAQVLATLRSLTYRDTAIAALSTRFDPATGRLTAPTEPGDSVPSGFARGVRRQLAARARSSGGAPAGRLRITDLQGPPQIAAMARLSAADRQLAQLAVTVAEHELVLTVKLPTCPALVGRAQWRRVRLTAAIPAHLCGRPVIDWHLPILVLDRRGLLWRCAATELVPAGDLDSAAVAVGVDWSPSTLGAAAITTDSPEGLVSDYRGFTYDDRGLGIKLARLQAEGQLLHAKAARLTRLAATAPPEVRAQLEAKIAVLDEHRTAVGAKRGKINRELAFHFACQVTDYATTAGAQVIAVEDLSTLETRGHGRVNNNRAAQSARRQAVAALAHTAAAVGIAVVSVPARGSSAWCPGCDEPLARPGGYHDAWCPGCRVGGNRDHLAGVNLAKRALLGKGKVTRRRGQLPAVRVAEHAPVRPSRDKTGPTPSRPRHRRVRRSLPTVTPRLGVTPKQHVPAPQASVWDTVQPTPPHGDAGSRDTRPSQAPATPVADSPRST from the coding sequence ATGGATGACGTAACGGCGGTGCCGGCATCGTTGTCCGGCGTGGTTTCTGGGCGCTCTGGTCGCCACGGAATCAACGACGGGGTCTCCACGACGCCGCGGCAGTTCTCGTTCACCACCCGCGCCCACGTGGCGGTCGACGACGCGACCGGTGAGCGGATCGGCCTCGATGACGTCGACACCCGGGTGGGGTGGCTGCTCGATCTGATTGCAGGTGCTGGCGCCGAGTTGGTGTCGCGGCTGTGGCGGCCGGCGACGTTCGACGTGCTCGCCGCCGGCCGTGACCGCCAGGACCGCAGGCTGCCCGCACAGGGTCATGTCGCCGCGGCGCGGCTCGGCTGGGATCCGTTCTATCCGGACGGGGTCTATGTGCCGTCGCGGGTGAGCCGGGTGGTGACCGCGCAGGTGCTGGCAACCCTGCGGAGCCTGACCTACCGGGACACCGCGATCGCGGCACTGTCGACCCGATTCGACCCGGCCACCGGTCGTCTGACCGCACCCACCGAGCCGGGCGACTCTGTGCCCTCGGGTTTCGCTCGGGGTGTGCGGCGCCAGCTCGCCGCACGCGCCCGCTCCAGTGGCGGGGCACCGGCCGGCCGGTTGCGGATCACCGACCTGCAGGGACCACCGCAGATCGCGGCCATGGCCCGACTGTCGGCCGCCGATCGGCAGCTCGCGCAGCTTGCCGTCACCGTCGCAGAGCATGAGCTGGTGTTGACGGTGAAGCTGCCGACCTGTCCCGCGCTGGTGGGGCGGGCGCAGTGGCGGCGGGTGCGGCTGACCGCGGCCATCCCCGCGCACCTGTGCGGCCGGCCTGTCATCGATTGGCATCTGCCGATCCTGGTCCTCGACCGCCGGGGTCTGTTGTGGCGGTGCGCCGCGACCGAACTCGTCCCGGCAGGCGACCTGGACTCGGCCGCGGTCGCGGTGGGCGTGGATTGGTCCCCGTCCACGCTCGGTGCCGCCGCCATCACCACCGACAGCCCGGAGGGGCTGGTGTCGGATTACCGGGGCTTCACCTACGACGACCGGGGCCTCGGAATCAAACTGGCGCGCCTGCAGGCCGAGGGGCAGCTGCTGCACGCCAAGGCCGCCCGGCTGACCCGGCTGGCCGCCACCGCCCCACCGGAGGTCCGCGCCCAGCTGGAGGCGAAGATCGCCGTCCTCGACGAACACCGCACCGCGGTGGGTGCCAAGCGGGGGAAGATCAACCGGGAACTCGCGTTCCACTTCGCCTGCCAGGTCACCGACTACGCCACCACCGCGGGAGCGCAGGTGATCGCGGTGGAAGATCTCAGCACCCTCGAGACCCGCGGACACGGCCGGGTCAACAACAACCGGGCCGCGCAGTCCGCCCGCCGCCAAGCGGTCGCCGCCCTCGCGCACACCGCCGCAGCCGTTGGTATCGCGGTGGTCTCGGTGCCCGCCCGGGGATCGTCCGCATGGTGTCCGGGCTGCGACGAACCACTTGCCCGTCCCGGCGGCTATCACGACGCGTGGTGCCCGGGCTGCCGGGTCGGTGGCAACCGCGACCACCTCGCCGGGGTGAACCTGGCCAAACGCGCACTGCTCGGCAAAGGCAAGGTCACCCGCCGGCGGGGGCAGCTGCCCGCGGTCCGGGTCGCCGAACACGCGCCGGTCCGGCCATCGCGCGACAAAACCGGTCCGACCCCGAGCAGGCCCCGGCATCGCCGGGTCCGCCGCAGCCTGCCCACCGTGACGCCGCGGTTGGGGGTGACTCCGAAACAGCATGTTCCTGCACCACAAGCGTCGGTGTGGGACACGGTCCAACCCACACCACCGCACGGTGACGCGGGTAGCCGTGACACACGTCCATCTCAGGCGCCCGCCACACCAGTGGCAGACAGTCCGAGATCTACGTAG
- a CDS encoding siderophore-interacting protein yields the protein MAKPTATLTVLRTEWLTPHMVRVFLGDPGFDSFVPNSYTDAYAKLEFGSPDEPVLRTYTIRSVDSVKREIAIDFVVHGDAGVAGPWAASAAAGDVLRLRGPSGAFAPDPAADWYLLAGDETAIPAISASVEKLDASAVGRVIIEVAGPEDEIVFDSPAGVDVTWIHRGDTSDRIGEEASGDNAPLVAAVRDTAWLPGTAQVFIHGEAQAVMHNLRSYVRKERGVPASAASISGYWRRGRTEEGFRVWKSELAASEGASR from the coding sequence GTGGCAAAGCCGACTGCGACACTGACCGTGCTCCGGACCGAATGGCTGACCCCGCACATGGTGCGGGTATTCCTCGGCGACCCGGGATTCGACAGCTTCGTTCCAAATTCCTACACCGATGCGTACGCGAAACTCGAATTCGGGAGCCCCGACGAGCCCGTCCTGCGCACGTACACGATCCGGTCGGTGGATTCGGTGAAGCGAGAGATCGCCATCGATTTCGTGGTGCACGGCGACGCCGGCGTCGCTGGACCGTGGGCGGCATCCGCGGCGGCCGGTGACGTCCTCCGGTTGCGCGGCCCCAGCGGCGCGTTCGCGCCGGACCCGGCAGCCGACTGGTACCTGCTCGCCGGCGACGAGACCGCAATTCCCGCCATCTCGGCGTCCGTCGAGAAGCTGGACGCGTCGGCTGTCGGACGGGTCATCATCGAGGTCGCCGGCCCGGAGGACGAAATCGTCTTCGACTCGCCCGCCGGCGTCGACGTCACCTGGATTCACCGCGGCGACACGTCGGACCGGATCGGTGAAGAGGCGTCCGGGGACAACGCACCCCTCGTCGCGGCAGTGCGCGATACCGCATGGCTGCCCGGAACGGCGCAGGTCTTCATTCACGGTGAGGCGCAGGCCGTCATGCACAACCTGCGCTCCTACGTGCGTAAGGAACGAGGCGTCCCCGCGTCGGCCGCGTCCATCTCCGGCTACTGGCGTCGCGGTCGCACCGAGGAGGGCTTCCGCGTGTGGAAGTCCGAGCTCGCCGCGAGCGAGGGTGCCTCCCGCTGA
- the rpsB gene encoding 30S ribosomal protein S2, producing MAVVTMKQLLDSGTHFGHQTRRWNPKMKRFIFTDRNGIYIIDLQQTLTYIDKAYEFVKETVAHGGTVLFVGTKKQAQESIAAEATRVGMPYVNQRWLGGMLTNFTTVHKRLLRLKELEAMEQTGGFEGRTKKEILMLTREMTKLDRTLGGIRDMAKVPSAVWVVDTNKEHLAVAEARKLNIPVIAILDTNCDPDLVDYPIPGNDDAIRSAALLTKVVASAVAEGVQARAGLSADKDAKPEAGAGEPLAEWEQELLSQAAPAAEAAPAAEAAPAAEAAPAAEAQAAPAAEAPAAEAPSTEA from the coding sequence ATGGCTGTCGTAACAATGAAGCAGCTGCTCGACAGCGGCACGCACTTCGGTCACCAGACCCGTCGTTGGAACCCGAAGATGAAGCGTTTCATCTTCACCGACCGCAACGGCATCTACATCATCGACTTGCAGCAGACGCTGACGTACATCGACAAGGCGTACGAGTTCGTCAAGGAGACCGTTGCCCACGGCGGCACCGTCCTCTTCGTCGGCACCAAGAAGCAGGCCCAGGAATCCATCGCGGCCGAGGCCACTCGCGTCGGGATGCCCTACGTCAACCAGCGTTGGCTCGGCGGCATGCTCACCAACTTCACCACCGTCCACAAGCGTCTTCTCCGCCTCAAGGAGCTCGAGGCAATGGAGCAGACCGGTGGCTTCGAGGGTCGCACCAAGAAGGAGATCCTCATGCTCACGCGTGAGATGACCAAGCTGGACCGCACTCTCGGTGGTATCCGCGACATGGCCAAGGTCCCCTCCGCGGTGTGGGTCGTCGACACCAACAAGGAGCACCTGGCCGTTGCCGAGGCTCGCAAGCTGAACATCCCGGTCATCGCGATCCTGGACACCAACTGCGACCCCGACCTCGTCGACTACCCGATCCCGGGCAACGACGACGCCATCCGCAGCGCCGCCCTGCTCACCAAGGTCGTCGCATCCGCAGTGGCCGAGGGCGTGCAGGCCCGTGCCGGACTGAGCGCCGACAAGGACGCGAAGCCCGAGGCCGGCGCCGGCGAACCCCTCGCCGAGTGGGAGCAGGAACTGCTCTCGCAGGCCGCGCCCGCCGCTGAGGCCGCGCCCGCCGCTGAGGCAGCGCCCGCCGCAGAGGCCGCTCCCGCAGCTGAGGCACAGGCGGCTCCGGCTGCCGAGGCCCCCGCAGCAGAGGCACCCTCCACCGAGGCCTGA
- a CDS encoding helix-turn-helix domain-containing protein yields MYAGIPMALARDTKLSAHARSVALLAWSHDEKWQQSAADIAKELGMGRNTVAAALIELEERGWMVREVHYKPGKKVAQVWDFEIWHLQMSNIPFAPDEVERLRQPAPNGSRSTTEPAPNGSRGCSEREQVPAPNRSTIGIDREMHPEMHLSNASTDQETGHGSRSLAVAGPEPTAEDRPAKSRQADPDPEPASAGASEAPEEYRPTGLHPLAQPTLSADPFASEPAWRVEAVASEKRAARLLVPVAASAPHRIPDPFAS; encoded by the coding sequence TTGTACGCAGGCATCCCGATGGCCCTGGCTCGCGACACAAAGCTGTCGGCCCACGCCCGATCTGTGGCCCTACTCGCCTGGTCGCATGACGAGAAGTGGCAGCAGTCGGCTGCTGACATCGCCAAGGAGCTAGGCATGGGACGTAACACCGTGGCCGCTGCTCTGATCGAACTCGAGGAGCGCGGCTGGATGGTTCGGGAGGTCCACTACAAGCCAGGCAAGAAGGTGGCCCAGGTCTGGGACTTCGAGATCTGGCACCTGCAGATGTCGAACATCCCGTTCGCACCGGATGAGGTCGAACGTCTCAGGCAACCTGCTCCGAACGGGAGCAGGTCTACCACCGAACCTGCTCCGAACGGGAGCAGGGGTTGCTCTGAACGGGAGCAGGTACCTGCTCCGAACCGGAGCACCATAGGAATAGATAGAGAGATGCATCCAGAAATGCATCTCAGTAATGCAAGTACTGACCAGGAGACCGGCCATGGGAGCCGGTCTCTTGCGGTTGCGGGTCCAGAACCAACTGCAGAGGATCGGCCGGCCAAAAGCAGGCAGGCCGACCCTGATCCTGAACCTGCATCTGCTGGTGCCTCGGAGGCACCCGAGGAGTACCGGCCTACCGGCCTGCATCCGCTAGCTCAGCCGACGCTGAGCGCCGACCCCTTCGCCAGCGAGCCCGCATGGCGAGTTGAGGCAGTCGCGAGCGAGAAGCGAGCGGCACGGTTGCTCGTGCCTGTAGCTGCATCCGCACCTCACAGGATCCCTGATCCGTTCGCGAGCTGA
- a CDS encoding phage major capsid protein — protein MAVLNSGLENAFTPEDYGKLIDTEVDAKSVAFQAATVVNTDKHQIRVPILVSDPSTGWFAENTEITLVDPETDELVIVPTKVAGRTQISNEAADDTDPAAASIIGKALARDIANKTDAAFFGNTVTNGPSGLLSVSGVQVVDTGAGWTTLDYVHDAKSEALANGAELTHIVLAPDVALALAKAKTATGSNQGLLETVDDGVKLAGLIALVSPYVTAGNAWALDSSQVLTVRRKGTTLATSKDAAFGSDATQIRAVSRVGFGFANPAGIVRLHDAA, from the coding sequence ATGGCAGTACTGAATTCCGGCCTCGAGAATGCTTTCACCCCCGAGGACTACGGCAAGCTGATCGACACCGAGGTCGACGCCAAGTCGGTTGCGTTCCAGGCCGCGACCGTCGTCAACACCGACAAGCACCAGATCCGCGTCCCGATCCTGGTCTCGGACCCGTCGACCGGCTGGTTCGCCGAGAACACCGAGATCACGCTGGTCGATCCTGAGACCGACGAACTGGTCATCGTGCCGACCAAGGTCGCTGGTCGTACCCAGATCTCCAACGAAGCTGCGGACGACACCGACCCGGCTGCCGCGTCGATCATCGGTAAGGCACTGGCCCGCGACATCGCCAACAAGACCGATGCCGCGTTCTTCGGAAACACCGTGACCAACGGCCCCTCGGGTCTGCTCTCGGTCTCTGGCGTCCAGGTGGTCGACACCGGAGCTGGCTGGACCACGCTCGACTACGTCCACGATGCGAAGTCTGAGGCGCTCGCCAACGGTGCCGAGCTGACGCATATCGTCCTGGCCCCGGATGTCGCCCTGGCGCTGGCGAAGGCGAAGACCGCTACCGGCTCGAACCAGGGTCTTCTGGAAACCGTGGACGACGGCGTCAAGCTCGCCGGTCTGATCGCGCTGGTCTCTCCGTACGTCACTGCTGGCAACGCGTGGGCGCTGGACTCCTCGCAGGTGCTCACCGTGCGCCGCAAGGGCACCACGCTTGCGACCTCGAAGGATGCCGCGTTCGGCTCGGACGCCACCCAGATTCGCGCGGTCTCCCGTGTCGGGTTCGGGTTCGCGAACCCCGCTGGCATCGTCCGCCTGCACGATGCCGCCTGA
- a CDS encoding multidrug effflux MFS transporter: MLCVLALLSAIAPLATDMYLPGLPLMTESLNTSAPSVQLTLTTFMAGLGIGQLVVGPLSDGLGRRRLLIGATVVTTLAAMACALAPTVETLIAARLFQGLSGGAAIVLARACIADRARGDNAARLFSIMMIIGGVAPVVAPLMGGALLGPVGWRGIFWVLTVAGVVMFAGVLILVPETLPEENRHGGGLTALVRNLRYVVGNRVYLGYAFTFMFGFVALFSYISASPFVVQNVLGLSPVQFSMVFAVNAAGMVSAAIVNTRLVGTFHARQLLGFGVTLLLAAGVVLLLAAVLIDSPPWWAILIPLFVSVSSIGFVMGNATALAQGEVTKASGTGSALLGAGQFGLAAVVSPLVGIAGPDTAVPMAVAIPTAGAVAMLSLVVLTRRTHLS, from the coding sequence ATGTTGTGTGTCCTGGCGTTACTGTCCGCGATCGCGCCGCTGGCTACCGACATGTATCTCCCCGGTCTCCCCCTGATGACTGAGAGCCTGAACACGTCGGCGCCGAGCGTGCAGTTGACATTGACCACGTTCATGGCAGGGCTCGGAATCGGGCAGCTCGTCGTCGGACCGCTGTCGGACGGCCTCGGACGCCGTCGTCTGCTGATCGGCGCCACCGTCGTGACGACCCTCGCCGCGATGGCGTGCGCTCTCGCGCCCACCGTGGAAACCCTCATCGCTGCAAGACTTTTCCAGGGGCTGAGTGGTGGCGCGGCGATCGTGCTCGCACGCGCCTGCATCGCCGACCGGGCCCGTGGAGACAACGCCGCCCGGCTCTTCAGCATCATGATGATCATCGGCGGGGTTGCGCCGGTCGTCGCACCGTTGATGGGCGGCGCACTGCTCGGACCGGTCGGCTGGCGAGGGATCTTCTGGGTGCTCACCGTCGCCGGTGTGGTGATGTTCGCGGGAGTGCTGATCCTCGTCCCGGAGACGCTTCCCGAGGAGAACCGGCACGGCGGCGGGCTCACTGCACTGGTCCGGAATCTGCGTTACGTCGTCGGCAACCGTGTCTACCTGGGTTACGCGTTCACGTTCATGTTCGGGTTCGTCGCGCTCTTCTCGTACATCTCCGCATCCCCTTTCGTTGTGCAGAACGTCCTCGGGCTCAGCCCGGTGCAGTTCTCCATGGTGTTCGCGGTGAACGCGGCGGGCATGGTGAGCGCCGCGATCGTGAACACGCGGCTCGTGGGCACATTCCATGCCCGGCAACTGCTGGGGTTCGGGGTCACGCTGCTCCTGGCAGCGGGCGTCGTGCTGCTTCTCGCCGCGGTGCTGATCGATTCGCCGCCGTGGTGGGCGATCCTGATTCCGTTGTTCGTCTCGGTGTCGAGCATCGGGTTCGTGATGGGCAATGCGACGGCGCTGGCCCAGGGCGAGGTGACCAAGGCGTCCGGCACCGGGTCAGCGCTCCTCGGCGCCGGCCAGTTCGGCCTCGCCGCGGTGGTCTCGCCGCTCGTCGGCATCGCCGGCCCCGACACCGCAGTGCCGATGGCCGTCGCGATCCCGACCGCGGGCGCCGTGGCGATGCTGTCGCTGGTGGTGCTGACGCGGCGGACGCACCTCTCGTAG
- the tsf gene encoding translation elongation factor Ts → MANYTAADVKRLRELTGSGMMACKNALAEAEGDFDKAVEQLRIKGAKDVGKRAERTTAEGLVVSKDGVLLELDCETDFVAKNEDFLKLAESIVTVAAAAKPADVDALKALDLDGKTVDTVIQEQSAKIGEKLVLSKIASFDGPVAVYLHKRSADLPPAVGVLVEYTGEGDAAAEAARGAAMQVAALKAKYVTRDEVPEDIVANERHIAEETARAEGKPEQALPKIIEGRVNGYFKDVVLTEQSSVQDSKKSVKAILDEAGVTIKRFVRFEVGASS, encoded by the coding sequence ATGGCGAACTACACCGCCGCTGACGTCAAGCGGCTCCGCGAGCTCACCGGCTCCGGAATGATGGCCTGCAAGAACGCTCTCGCTGAGGCCGAGGGTGACTTCGACAAGGCTGTGGAGCAGCTGCGCATCAAGGGCGCCAAGGACGTGGGCAAGCGTGCCGAGCGCACCACGGCCGAGGGCCTGGTCGTTTCCAAGGACGGCGTCCTGCTCGAGCTCGACTGCGAGACGGACTTCGTCGCGAAGAACGAGGACTTCCTGAAGCTCGCCGAGTCGATCGTCACGGTCGCCGCGGCAGCGAAGCCCGCCGACGTCGACGCGCTCAAGGCGCTCGACCTCGACGGCAAGACGGTCGATACCGTCATCCAGGAGCAGTCCGCGAAGATCGGCGAGAAGCTCGTCCTGAGCAAGATCGCCTCGTTCGACGGACCGGTCGCGGTCTACCTGCACAAGCGCAGCGCCGACCTGCCGCCCGCCGTCGGCGTCCTCGTCGAGTACACCGGTGAGGGTGACGCTGCAGCGGAGGCCGCTCGCGGTGCCGCCATGCAGGTCGCGGCGCTCAAGGCCAAGTACGTCACGCGCGACGAGGTCCCCGAGGACATCGTCGCCAACGAGCGTCACATCGCCGAGGAGACCGCTCGCGCCGAGGGCAAGCCGGAACAGGCTCTGCCGAAGATCATCGAAGGCCGCGTCAACGGCTACTTCAAGGACGTCGTGCTGACCGAGCAGTCCTCGGTGCAGGACTCCAAGAAGTCCGTCAAGGCGATCCTCGACGAGGCCGGCGTCACCATCAAGCGCTTCGTTCGCTTCGAGGTCGGTGCTTCGAGCTAG
- the pyrH gene encoding UMP kinase — translation MSEPANERTGFHRVLLKLGGEMFGGGKVGLDPDVVTKVAEQIAEVVRSGVQVAVVIGGGNFFRGAELQQRGLDRARSDYMGMLGTVMNCLALQDFLEKEGIDSRVQTAITMGQVAEPYIPLRAQRHLEKGRVVIFGAGMGMPYFSTDTTAAQRALEIGAEVVLMAKAVDGVFTADPNLDPTATMYAQITHREVIEQGLKVADATAFSLCMDNEMPIMVFNLLTEGNIARAVSGEKIGTLVKS, via the coding sequence ATGTCCGAACCAGCCAACGAACGTACGGGATTCCATCGAGTCCTTCTCAAACTCGGCGGAGAAATGTTCGGTGGTGGCAAGGTCGGCCTCGACCCCGACGTCGTGACCAAGGTCGCGGAACAGATCGCCGAGGTCGTACGGTCCGGGGTGCAGGTGGCGGTCGTCATCGGCGGCGGCAACTTCTTCCGTGGTGCGGAACTGCAGCAGCGAGGTTTGGACCGCGCGCGGTCCGACTACATGGGCATGCTCGGCACCGTGATGAATTGCCTTGCTCTGCAGGACTTCCTGGAGAAAGAGGGCATCGACAGCCGCGTGCAGACGGCGATCACGATGGGGCAGGTGGCGGAGCCCTACATTCCGCTGCGCGCCCAGCGGCACCTCGAGAAGGGCCGCGTCGTGATCTTCGGCGCCGGCATGGGCATGCCCTACTTCTCGACCGACACGACCGCCGCGCAGCGCGCACTCGAGATCGGCGCCGAGGTCGTCTTGATGGCCAAGGCCGTCGACGGCGTGTTCACCGCGGACCCGAACCTCGACCCGACCGCGACGATGTACGCGCAGATCACGCACCGTGAGGTCATCGAACAGGGACTCAAGGTCGCCGACGCGACGGCGTTCAGTCTCTGTATGGACAACGAGATGCCGATCATGGTGTTCAATCTGCTGACCGAGGGGAATATCGCTCGGGCAGTGTCCGGTGAGAAGATCGGAACGCTCGTCAAGTCATGA
- a CDS encoding acyl-CoA carboxylase subunit beta, translating to MTRTTAELLADLEDRLEQSLNAGSPRAIARRKQKGLPGPRERIRMLLDSGSFIEVGQMAKNPGAPDNPYGDGVVTGHGTVDGRPVAVFSHDHTVFGGSVGEMFGRKVASIIEFAGRIGCPCVGINDSGGARVQDAVTSLAWYAEMGRRQIPLSGVCPQVSILLGKCAGGAAYAPINTDLVVAVDEQAYMFVTGPGVIKSVTGEDVTLDELGGARAQAENGNVHHVAPSEEAAFAWVRDYLGFLPSSRHEEAPIVNPGLEPEITDNDLALNEFMPDADNAAYDMHDLLLNIFDDGDFHELAAQTAPNVITGFSRVDGRSVGVVANQPQFLSGALDQVGADKAARFVRICDAYEIPLVFVVDTPGFLPGLEQERNGVLRSGGRFLQAFAAATVPKVTVVVRKSYGGGYAVMGCKQLGADVNFAWPTARIAVMGAEAAISLLYHRELEAAGEEQEAMRQQLVDAYNENVATPYSAAERGYIDAVIEPSATRLEIRRALTLLRDKRSARGEQKHHLIPL from the coding sequence ATGACCAGGACCACGGCGGAACTGCTCGCCGATCTCGAGGATCGGCTCGAGCAGTCGCTGAATGCGGGGAGCCCGAGGGCGATCGCGCGGCGCAAGCAGAAAGGTCTGCCCGGACCCCGCGAACGGATCCGGATGCTGCTCGATTCCGGCAGCTTCATCGAGGTCGGACAGATGGCGAAGAACCCGGGAGCCCCCGACAACCCCTACGGTGACGGCGTCGTCACCGGCCACGGAACCGTCGACGGACGTCCGGTGGCGGTGTTCTCGCACGACCACACCGTGTTCGGTGGCAGCGTGGGGGAGATGTTCGGTCGCAAGGTCGCATCGATCATCGAATTCGCCGGACGGATCGGCTGCCCCTGCGTGGGCATCAACGACTCCGGCGGCGCACGCGTACAGGACGCCGTCACGTCGCTCGCCTGGTACGCCGAAATGGGCCGCCGCCAGATCCCGCTGTCGGGAGTGTGCCCGCAGGTCTCGATCCTCCTCGGCAAATGCGCGGGCGGCGCGGCGTACGCGCCGATCAACACAGACCTCGTTGTCGCCGTGGACGAGCAGGCGTACATGTTCGTCACCGGTCCCGGAGTCATCAAATCCGTCACCGGCGAGGACGTCACCCTCGACGAACTCGGCGGCGCCCGCGCCCAGGCCGAGAACGGGAACGTCCACCACGTCGCGCCAAGCGAGGAAGCGGCGTTCGCCTGGGTGCGTGATTATCTCGGCTTCCTCCCGTCCAGCAGGCACGAAGAGGCGCCCATCGTGAACCCGGGACTCGAACCCGAGATCACCGACAACGATCTGGCGTTGAACGAGTTCATGCCGGACGCCGACAATGCCGCCTACGACATGCACGACCTGCTGCTGAACATCTTCGACGACGGAGACTTCCACGAACTCGCCGCGCAAACGGCACCGAACGTGATCACCGGATTCTCCCGGGTGGACGGACGATCCGTCGGAGTGGTGGCCAACCAGCCGCAATTCCTCAGTGGAGCACTGGATCAGGTCGGTGCCGACAAGGCAGCCCGCTTCGTGCGGATCTGCGACGCCTACGAGATTCCGCTCGTGTTCGTCGTCGACACGCCGGGCTTCCTACCCGGGCTGGAACAGGAGCGGAACGGCGTGCTCCGCAGCGGCGGCCGCTTCCTGCAGGCGTTCGCGGCGGCCACGGTGCCGAAAGTGACTGTTGTGGTCCGTAAGTCCTACGGCGGCGGATACGCGGTGATGGGGTGCAAGCAACTCGGTGCCGACGTGAACTTCGCCTGGCCGACCGCACGCATCGCGGTCATGGGCGCCGAGGCCGCGATCAGTCTCCTCTACCACCGCGAACTCGAAGCTGCCGGCGAGGAACAGGAGGCGATGCGGCAGCAACTCGTCGACGCCTACAACGAGAACGTCGCGACACCGTATTCGGCCGCCGAGCGCGGCTACATCGACGCGGTGATCGAACCGTCCGCCACCCGGCTCGAGATCCGGCGGGCGTTGACGTTGCTCCGCGACAAGCGCTCCGCCCGCGGCGAGCAGAAGCACCACCTGATTCCGCTCTGA
- the frr gene encoding ribosome recycling factor, with translation MIDEALFEAEEKMEKAVTVAKDDLGSIRTGRANPGMFNRIGIDYYGAFTPITQLASINVPEARLVVVKPYEASQLGAIETAIRNSDLGVNPSNDGNLIRISVPQLTEERRRELVKQAKSKGEDAKVSVRNVRRKAMDELSRIQKDGEAGEDEVGRAEKELDKTTARYVAQVDELVKHKEAELLEV, from the coding sequence GTGATTGATGAAGCTCTCTTCGAAGCCGAGGAGAAGATGGAGAAGGCTGTCACGGTGGCCAAGGACGATCTCGGATCGATCCGCACGGGTCGCGCGAATCCTGGCATGTTCAATCGCATCGGAATCGACTACTACGGCGCGTTCACCCCGATCACGCAGCTCGCCAGCATCAACGTGCCGGAAGCGCGACTGGTCGTCGTCAAGCCGTACGAGGCCTCGCAGCTCGGCGCCATCGAGACGGCGATCCGGAACTCCGACCTGGGCGTGAACCCGTCCAACGACGGAAACCTGATCCGCATCTCCGTTCCCCAGCTCACCGAGGAACGCCGCCGCGAACTGGTCAAGCAGGCCAAGTCCAAGGGCGAGGACGCGAAGGTGTCCGTGCGCAACGTGCGGCGCAAGGCGATGGACGAGCTGTCCCGGATCCAGAAGGACGGCGAGGCCGGCGAGGACGAGGTCGGTCGGGCCGAGAAGGAACTCGACAAGACGACCGCCCGGTACGTCGCGCAGGTCGACGAACTGGTGAAGCACAAGGAAGCCGAGTTACTGGAAGTTTAG
- a CDS encoding Gp19/Gp15/Gp42 family protein: protein MAYAVAADVTTLWAKEPEPEVMALIERRLEQVERMIIRRIPDLADRITAGSIDQADVVDIEADAVLRVVRNPEGYLSETDGGYTYQLQSDLSSGKLTITDEEWEILGVNSVSRMAVIVPNLTTPQPNVAFAMGG, encoded by the coding sequence ATGGCGTACGCCGTAGCGGCTGACGTAACCACGCTGTGGGCGAAAGAGCCTGAGCCTGAGGTGATGGCGCTCATCGAGCGCCGACTCGAACAGGTCGAGCGCATGATCATTCGTCGGATCCCGGATCTTGCCGACCGGATCACTGCCGGATCCATCGACCAGGCCGACGTGGTCGACATCGAGGCGGACGCCGTGCTTCGGGTCGTCCGCAACCCAGAGGGCTACCTCTCGGAGACTGACGGTGGGTACACCTACCAGCTCCAGTCGGATCTCTCCAGCGGCAAGCTGACGATCACCGACGAGGAGTGGGAGATCCTCGGAGTCAACTCCGTCTCCCGAATGGCTGTCATCGTCCCGAATCTGACCACGCCGCAACCGAACGTGGCGTTTGCGATGGGCGGCTGA